A single region of the Labrus bergylta chromosome 10, fLabBer1.1, whole genome shotgun sequence genome encodes:
- the rel gene encoding LOW QUALITY PROTEIN: proto-oncogene c-Rel (The sequence of the model RefSeq protein was modified relative to this genomic sequence to represent the inferred CDS: deleted 2 bases in 2 codons) — protein MDVLLPSMLEDPNLLAEPAVQIFEQPKQRGMRFRYKCEGRSAGSIPGEKSSDNSRTYPSLQILNYSGKGKVKVYLVTKNEPYRPHPHDLVGKDCKDGFYEAEFGPDRRVIAFQNLGIQCVRRREVKDAIIQRMTRKINPFNVPQEQLLQTEEYDLNVVRLCIQVYLQDENGQYTRALNPIVTNPIYDNRAPNTAELRICRVNKNSGSVKGGDEIFLLCDKVQKDDIEVRFFSSDGWEAKGSFSQADVHRQVAIVFKTPSYYNTSIVESITVQMQLRRPSDQEVSEPLDFRYLPDDKDPYGYNEKKRKRENLMRISGLPGGPFAGLSMNRPKAFPQSTMGHMRKADISGLYLRPQHTPMMHQQQVFNQQYQPAPHSVMMPSQGPNVPVSHQWANPNPPISMETVTISPSGAVNNLSHPNSRPQPSRGPSIPQRVEHSFENNFLPELSMTDLQCLEQQAPGQSQQESQTLFHLQQQRPGLPSELRTQNHPQNQNQNQGLETGWPNFNLINSVQNPFNGSVPGGGGGSQGQGSFPFLEGIEGEDFLKGLVGGDSQAGFHLKQEPQVLENTAPVMHSPRESQRNTYTNLLPRPASNGTNLDPMRSGNTQPLKNLHNPDGHYPTLADYIKSTRQSN, from the exons ATGGACG tccTGCTGCCCTCCATGCTCGAGGATCCGAACCTCT TGGCAGAACCAGCGGTGCAGATCTTCGAGCAGCCGAAGCAGAGAGGAATGCGTTTCAGGTATAAGTGCGAGGGTCGCTCAGCAGGAAGTATCCCGGGAGAGAAGAGCAGCGACAATAGTCGGACCTACCCAAGTCTGCAG aTCTTGAACTACAGCGGTAAAGGAAAGGTGAAGGTTTACCTGGTGACGAAGAACGAGCCATACCGCCCTCATCCTCACGACCTGGTG GGGAAAGACTGCAAAGACGGATTCTACGAGGCCGAGTTCGGA CCTGACCGTCGAGTAATCGC ttttcaGAACCTGGGTATtcagtgtgtgaggaggagggaggtgaaaGACGCCATCATTCAGAGGATGACGAGGAAGATCAACCCCTTCAACG TACCAcaggagcagctgctgcagacggAGGAGTACGACCTGAACGTGGTGCGTCTGTGTATCCAGGTTTACCTGCAGGATGAGAACGGACAGTACACCAGAGCTCTGAACCCCATCGTCACCAACCCCATCTATGACAACC GAGCCCCGAACACAGCCGAGCTGAGGATCTGTCGGGTCAATAAGAACAGCGGCAGCGTTAAAGGAGGGGACGAGATCTTCTTACTGTGCGACAAAGTCCAGAAAG ACGACATTGAGGTGCGATTCTTCTCCTCTGACGGCTGGGAGGCCAAAGGCTCCTTCTCTCAGGCTGATGTTCACCGTCAGGTCGCCATAGTCTTTAAGACTCCGTCCTACTACAACACCTCCATCGTCGAGTCCATCACCGTGCAAATGCAGCTACGTCGACCCTCTGACCAGGAAGTCAGTGAACCATTGGACTTCAGATATCTGCCCGATGACAAAG ATCCTTACGGCTACAACGAGAAGAAGCGCAAAAGAGAAAACCTGATGAGGATTTCAGGACTGCCCG GTGGTCCTTTCGCTGGTCTATCCATGAACAGGCCCAAGGCTTTCCCTCAGAGTACCATGGGTCACATGAGGAAAG CAGACATCAGCGGTCTTTACCTGAGGCCGCAGCACACACCTATGATGCACCAACAACAGGTATTCAACCAGCAGTACCAGCCGGCCCCTCACAGTGTCATGATGCCATCTCAGGGTCCTAATGTTCCTGTCAGCCATCAGTGGGCCAACCCCAATCCCCCCATCTCCATGGAAACAGTCACCATCAGCCCATCCGGTGCCGTGAACAACCTGTCCCATCCTAACTCCAGGCCACAGCCAAGCCGTGGACCCAGTATCCCCCAAAGAGTAGAGCACAGCTTTGAGAATAACTTTCTCCCTGAGCTCTCCATGACCGACCTGCAGTGCTTGGAACAACAGGCACCTGGACAGAGCCAGCAGGAGTCTCAGACCCTCTTCCACCTGCAGCAACAAAGGCCGGGGCTCCCCTCTGAGCTACGGACCCAGAATCACCcacagaaccagaaccagaaccagggTCTCGAGACTGGATGGCCCAATTTCAATCTCATCAATTCTGTCCAAAACCCGTTTAATGGGTCCGTACCTGGAGGTGGAGGGGGCTCACAGGGTCAGGGCTCTTTCCCCTTCCTGGAGGGAATTGAAGGGGAGGATTTCCTGAAAGGTCTGGTGGGAGGAGATTCTCAGGCCGGCTTCCATTTAAAACAAGAGCCACAGGTACTAGAAAACACTGCTCCTGTCATGCACTCCCCGAGGGAAAGCCAAAGGAACACCTACACCAACCTGCTCCCCCGTCCAGCCAGCAATGGCACCAACTTGGATCCAATGAGGAGCGGGAACACACAGCCCCTCAAAAACCTGCACAATCCTGATGGCCACTATCCGACTCTGGCTGACTACATCAAGTCAACTCGACAAAGTAACTGA